Genomic window (Mesorhizobium sp. M4B.F.Ca.ET.058.02.1.1):
GCCATCGATGTGGCGGGCGACGCAGTCATTGTAGAAGACGCGGCCGATCGTGGCCTCGGTCTTCAGCTCGGCCAGCTTGAACTGGGTGTTCTGGAAATCGATGACCGCCTTGCCGAAGGCCTTGCGCTCCTTGACGTAGTCGATGGTCAAGGCCAGCGCGCGCTCGATCATGGCGATCGCGCCGGTACCGATCTGCAGCCGCTCCTGCGGCAGTTGCTGCATCAGCTGGACGAAGCCCTTGCCTTCCTCATGGCCGAGCAGGTTCGAGGTCGGCACGCGCACGTCGTTGAAAAACAGTTCGGAGGTATCGTTGGCCTTCAGGCCGATCTTGTCGAGGTTGCGGCCGCGCTGAAAACCTTCGACCTCGTCGGTCTCGACGACGATCAGCGAAGTGCCCTTGGCGCCCTTTTCCGGGTCGGTCTTGGTGACGACGATGATCAGGCTGGCGAGCTGGCCATTGGTGATGAAGGTCTTGGAGCCGCTGATCTTGTAGTGGTTGCCGTCCTTCTCGGCGCGCGTCTTGACGCCTTGCAGGTCGGAGCCGGCGCCGGGCTCGGTCATGGCGATGGCGCCGATCAGCTCGCCGGTCGCGAGCTTGGGCAGCCACCTCTTCTTCTGCTCCTCGGAGCCGTAATGGAGGATGTAGGGGGCGACGATCGAATTGTGCAGACCGATGCCGAAGCCGTCGACGCCGACATGGCCGATCGCCTCGATGATGGCGCTCTCATGCGCGAAGGTGCCGCCCGAGCCGCCATATTCCTCCGGCATCGAGGCGCAGAGCAGGCCGGCCGCGCCTGCCTTCAGCCAGCTCTCGCGGTCGACCATCTCGTTCTTCTCGAACTCGTCATAGCGCGGCGCGATCTCTTCAGACATGAAGCGCGACGCCATGTCGTAGAGCATTGCGACCTCG
Coding sequences:
- a CDS encoding acyl-CoA dehydrogenase family protein, whose translation is MTNPAEILGLPKPAWAADEVAMLYDMASRFMSEEIAPRYDEFEKNEMVDRESWLKAGAAGLLCASMPEEYGGSGGTFAHESAIIEAIGHVGVDGFGIGLHNSIVAPYILHYGSEEQKKRWLPKLATGELIGAIAMTEPGAGSDLQGVKTRAEKDGNHYKISGSKTFITNGQLASLIIVVTKTDPEKGAKGTSLIVVETDEVEGFQRGRNLDKIGLKANDTSELFFNDVRVPTSNLLGHEEGKGFVQLMQQLPQERLQIGTGAIAMIERALALTIDYVKERKAFGKAVIDFQNTQFKLAELKTEATIGRVFYNDCVARHIDGGLDPVTASMAKYWLSDLQGKVVDECLQLHGGYGYMNEYPIARMYRDARVQRIYGGTNEIMKLLIGRSL